A portion of the Effusibacillus lacus genome contains these proteins:
- a CDS encoding ABC transporter ATP-binding protein, translating to MAKTILKVQDLFARYGPVRVLHGINLRVSEGEIVCLLGANGAGKTTLLNCICGLHPAKEGHVEFCEEDITLVPAETVVRKGMAHVPERRQIFSTLSVEDNLWLGASHRLREAGKPAILKEIDQIYERFPILRDRKRQMGGTLSGGQQQMLAIGRALLSRPKLLLLDEPSLGLAPLIAKEILQIVREIRDKWGTTVLLVEQNAIAALAVSDRAYVLHTGAMMLEGTAREIANDPRVQSAYLGKAHA from the coding sequence ATGGCAAAGACAATCTTGAAGGTTCAGGATCTGTTCGCCCGTTACGGACCGGTTCGGGTTCTGCATGGCATCAACCTTCGAGTATCAGAAGGAGAAATTGTGTGTCTTCTGGGAGCCAACGGAGCAGGCAAAACCACATTATTGAACTGCATCTGCGGCCTGCATCCAGCAAAAGAGGGACACGTGGAATTCTGCGAGGAAGATATTACGCTCGTTCCGGCGGAAACAGTGGTCAGGAAAGGGATGGCTCATGTTCCGGAGCGCAGGCAGATTTTCTCGACGTTGTCGGTCGAGGACAATCTATGGTTGGGCGCATCCCATCGACTGCGAGAGGCGGGCAAACCCGCTATCTTGAAGGAAATCGACCAGATCTATGAACGTTTTCCAATCCTGCGCGACCGGAAACGACAAATGGGTGGAACACTGTCAGGCGGACAGCAACAGATGCTGGCGATCGGGCGTGCGTTGCTGTCCAGACCGAAGCTTCTGTTGCTGGATGAACCGTCACTTGGATTGGCGCCGTTAATTGCCAAGGAAATCCTCCAGATCGTCCGGGAGATCCGGGACAAATGGGGAACCACCGTATTGTTGGTGGAACAGAATGCCATTGCGGCCTTGGCGGTTTCGGATCGGGCCTATGTTCTGCACACCGGTGCCATGATGCTGGAAGGCACCGCCAGAGAGATTGCAAACGATCCGCGCGTTCAATCGGCATATTTGGGAAAAGCCCATGCTTAA
- a CDS encoding NAD-dependent succinate-semialdehyde dehydrogenase, producing MTDQKSMFINGEWIAAESGETLEITNPATGESVGVVSYGDGREAAKAIDAAHEAFKSWSKLTARERSRYLYNLYELVRNSRDELAGIISAEMGKPLREAKGEVLGAADNFMWYAEEAKRVYGDTVPTSVPNKRILVIHQPVGVVAAITPWNFPVNMVARKIAPALAAGCTVVLKPAECTPLSSIRLFELIEQAGFPKGVVNLVVGKPELVGQEFINNPKVRKIAFTGSTRVGKLLMEGAARQVKRVSLELGGHAPFIVFEDANLDAAVEGLFESKYRNAGQMCICTNRLYVQESVLDSFSEKLIERLKKTKVGDGRNKDTEIGPLINEQALRKVLDHIEDAKAKGASVLYGGNRLTDGEYSKGFFIQPTVISGVTKDMKISCEETFGPVVPVIPFKEEADVVEMANDTTYGLASYVYTENNSRCFRMAEALEYGIVGINDGSPTQTQAPFGGFKESGIGREGGYYAMEGFLETKFVSFGL from the coding sequence ATGACGGATCAGAAATCGATGTTCATAAACGGGGAATGGATAGCTGCAGAAAGCGGGGAAACGCTTGAAATAACCAACCCGGCAACGGGTGAAAGTGTGGGAGTTGTCAGCTACGGTGACGGTCGTGAAGCGGCGAAGGCTATCGACGCGGCACATGAAGCGTTCAAAAGCTGGTCCAAATTGACCGCCCGAGAGCGTTCCAGATATTTGTATAATCTATATGAACTGGTTCGAAATTCCCGGGACGAGTTGGCCGGCATCATCTCGGCAGAGATGGGCAAACCTCTGCGCGAAGCGAAGGGAGAGGTGCTGGGAGCGGCAGACAACTTCATGTGGTATGCGGAAGAGGCCAAACGGGTATATGGGGATACGGTTCCCACTTCGGTCCCCAACAAACGAATCCTGGTGATCCATCAGCCGGTCGGTGTGGTGGCTGCCATAACACCCTGGAATTTTCCGGTTAACATGGTGGCCCGAAAGATCGCCCCCGCTTTGGCTGCCGGGTGTACCGTGGTTTTGAAACCTGCGGAATGCACACCCTTAAGCTCCATTCGTTTGTTCGAATTGATTGAACAGGCCGGTTTTCCGAAGGGTGTGGTGAACCTGGTAGTGGGCAAACCGGAGCTTGTCGGCCAGGAGTTCATCAACAATCCGAAAGTAAGAAAAATCGCCTTTACCGGATCCACCCGTGTCGGGAAACTGCTGATGGAAGGGGCAGCCAGGCAGGTCAAGCGGGTAAGTCTGGAATTGGGGGGACACGCTCCGTTTATCGTGTTTGAGGATGCGAATCTTGACGCGGCTGTGGAAGGGTTGTTCGAGAGCAAATACCGCAATGCGGGACAAATGTGCATATGCACGAACCGTCTGTATGTGCAGGAGTCCGTTCTTGACTCCTTCAGCGAAAAGCTGATCGAGCGTTTGAAGAAGACGAAAGTGGGAGACGGAAGAAACAAAGATACGGAAATCGGTCCGTTGATTAACGAACAGGCCCTCAGGAAAGTGTTGGATCATATAGAAGATGCAAAAGCCAAAGGGGCAAGTGTTCTTTATGGTGGAAACCGGTTGACCGACGGGGAGTACAGCAAAGGATTCTTTATCCAGCCAACTGTGATTTCCGGCGTGACGAAAGATATGAAAATTTCCTGCGAAGAAACTTTTGGTCCGGTGGTGCCAGTCATTCCATTCAAGGAGGAAGCGGATGTTGTAGAAATGGCCAATGACACGACTTACGGTTTGGCCTCATACGTATACACCGAAAACAACAGCCGCTGTTTCCGTATGGCGGAAGCCTTGGAGTACGGTATTGTCGGAATCAATGACGGTTCCCCAACCCAGACCCAGGCTCCGTTCGGCGGTTTCAAGGAAAGCGGAATCGGACGCGAAGGCGGTTATTACGCAATGGAAGGTTTTCTGGAAACCAAGTTTGTTTCGTTCGGACTTTGA
- a CDS encoding ABC transporter ATP-binding protein: MDKLLDIRQISKVFGGVQAVRDVKFHVNTGEIVALIGPNGAGKSTVLNMVSGVFPPSGGEIRYRDISLTALKGYQYAGLGISRTFQNLQVFDDMTVLENVMVGFHSGTKSGLLACGTRLGRARIEEKGMRDQSHQLLEIVGIAEMAEQTAGSLPYGKLRLLEIARAMAVAPKLLLLDEPAAGLNHTETADLSRLFKQIQSGGTAILLVEHDMDMVMNVADRIVVLDQGEKIAEGTPDEIQQNPKVIAAYLGQEEAVV, translated from the coding sequence ATGGACAAATTGCTGGATATCAGACAGATTTCAAAGGTCTTTGGGGGGGTTCAGGCGGTTCGGGATGTGAAGTTTCATGTGAACACCGGTGAAATTGTAGCTTTGATCGGCCCAAACGGGGCTGGCAAGAGTACCGTATTGAATATGGTATCCGGTGTATTCCCGCCTTCCGGTGGTGAAATTCGCTATCGTGACATATCTCTGACTGCTCTGAAGGGGTATCAGTATGCAGGCCTGGGAATCTCCCGGACCTTCCAGAATCTTCAGGTGTTCGATGATATGACGGTTCTGGAAAACGTAATGGTTGGCTTCCATTCGGGAACTAAGTCCGGTTTGCTTGCATGCGGGACCAGATTGGGAAGGGCTCGCATCGAGGAAAAGGGAATGCGGGATCAGTCCCATCAATTGTTGGAGATCGTTGGAATTGCCGAAATGGCTGAACAGACGGCCGGCAGCCTTCCTTACGGCAAGCTCAGGTTGTTGGAAATTGCCAGAGCGATGGCGGTTGCACCGAAATTGTTATTGCTTGACGAACCGGCAGCCGGTCTGAATCATACGGAAACGGCTGACTTAAGCCGATTGTTCAAGCAAATCCAATCGGGCGGGACAGCGATTTTGCTGGTGGAACATGATATGGACATGGTAATGAACGTGGCGGACAGAATTGTGGTGCTTGATCAGGGAGAAAAAATTGCGGAAGGCACACCTGACGAGATTCAGCAGAATCCAAAAGTGATAGCCGCCTATTTGGGACAAGAAGAGGCAGTGGTATAG
- the paaA gene encoding 1,2-phenylacetyl-CoA epoxidase subunit PaaA has product MSNQVVLEKDQESEKLQQFLERIERGEKIEADDWMPDDYRKQLIKLIAMHGISEIMGALPEKEWVPKAPTLHRKLAIMAKVQDEMGHGQLLLRVAEDLAAPLGKTREDFINDLFNGDLKFHNVFHMPAPEWSDAGVIGWLVDGAAIVTQTMLLETSYAPYQRVLQRITAEEKFHMQHGESIVLALAEGTKEQRRMLQDALTRWWPSLVMFFGPPEDKMASNQNINLKYKIRTKTNEELRQIFFSKYIPHIWHIGLTIPDETLRYDEAEGRWVYQQPDWNELKRIIRGQGPKTQERLKLRKVSYDDNKWVRDALLHNQRTAG; this is encoded by the coding sequence ATGAGCAATCAAGTTGTGTTGGAAAAGGATCAGGAGAGCGAGAAGCTCCAGCAGTTCCTGGAACGGATTGAACGGGGGGAGAAGATCGAGGCGGATGACTGGATGCCGGATGATTATCGCAAACAGTTGATAAAGCTGATTGCGATGCACGGCATTAGCGAAATCATGGGGGCGCTGCCGGAAAAGGAATGGGTGCCAAAGGCTCCGACTTTGCATCGCAAGTTGGCCATCATGGCCAAAGTGCAGGATGAAATGGGACACGGACAACTGCTTCTCCGTGTCGCTGAAGATCTGGCGGCTCCGCTTGGCAAGACACGGGAAGATTTTATTAACGACCTGTTCAATGGCGATTTGAAATTCCATAATGTATTCCATATGCCGGCTCCCGAATGGTCGGATGCCGGGGTGATCGGATGGCTTGTGGACGGGGCTGCGATTGTGACCCAGACCATGCTGCTGGAGACTTCCTATGCACCTTACCAGCGTGTGCTGCAGCGGATCACCGCAGAGGAAAAATTTCACATGCAGCACGGAGAGAGCATCGTGCTGGCACTGGCCGAAGGGACGAAAGAACAGCGGCGAATGCTGCAGGATGCGCTTACCCGCTGGTGGCCTTCACTGGTGATGTTCTTTGGTCCTCCTGAGGACAAAATGGCCAGCAACCAGAACATCAATCTAAAATACAAGATCCGCACCAAGACCAACGAAGAGCTGCGTCAAATATTCTTCAGTAAATACATTCCGCATATTTGGCACATCGGTTTGACGATTCCTGATGAAACTCTCCGTTATGACGAGGCGGAAGGACGCTGGGTCTACCAGCAGCCGGACTGGAATGAACTGAAGCGGATCATTCGGGGCCAGGGTCCGAAAACACAAGAAAGATTGAAATTGCGCAAAGTGTCTTATGACGACAACAAATGGGTCAGAGACGCTTTGCTGCACAATCAACGGACAGCCGGGTAA
- a CDS encoding ABC transporter substrate-binding protein produces MKGQTKKWLTGLIASSLLVLTACSGGGQPAAKQSKDPIKVGAVFSMTGPNSPLGVPEKQSVEVLLKKINEGGGVNGRPLEIVFEDDKSDNTEAVKAIKKLISKDKVIAVLGSSGSGPSLGMAEVATAEKIPMISMAAANQITDPVRPGIFKTPHTDIHATKRIYKYLKEKGITKIGILYDSNPYGSGFAEQLKKFAPEYGISIVADEKYGTKDTSMSTQLTKMKSTDAKAILIAGTNPGPATIVKEAKQLGISIPIISSHGSANSKFIELAGDSANGVLLVAGKLLIPDLVADNDPQAAVIKEFVKLYKAAYNSTPDGFAGYAYDGLNILVEGLKAAGGDPAKLAQSLENVKIVGVTGEFKFSSTDHNGLTEDSMIMVEVKNGKFEPVK; encoded by the coding sequence ATGAAAGGACAAACAAAAAAATGGTTGACCGGATTAATCGCATCGTCACTGCTTGTACTGACCGCTTGCTCGGGAGGAGGCCAACCCGCCGCCAAGCAAAGCAAGGATCCCATTAAGGTAGGAGCCGTATTTTCCATGACGGGTCCCAACAGCCCGCTGGGAGTACCTGAAAAACAGTCTGTGGAAGTGTTGCTGAAAAAAATCAACGAAGGCGGAGGCGTGAACGGCCGCCCTCTGGAAATCGTTTTTGAAGACGACAAGTCTGACAATACGGAGGCTGTTAAGGCTATCAAAAAGTTGATTTCCAAAGACAAGGTGATCGCCGTACTCGGTTCGTCGGGCAGCGGGCCATCCCTTGGCATGGCGGAAGTCGCCACTGCGGAAAAAATACCGATGATCTCCATGGCGGCAGCCAACCAGATCACCGATCCGGTCCGTCCGGGCATCTTCAAAACCCCCCACACGGACATTCACGCAACAAAACGGATCTACAAATATCTCAAAGAAAAAGGAATTACGAAAATAGGAATCCTGTATGACAGCAATCCTTATGGCAGTGGTTTTGCCGAGCAGTTGAAAAAATTCGCCCCTGAATATGGCATCTCGATTGTGGCGGATGAAAAATACGGCACGAAAGACACCTCCATGAGCACCCAGTTGACCAAAATGAAATCGACGGATGCAAAGGCGATTCTCATTGCCGGAACCAATCCCGGTCCTGCCACTATCGTAAAGGAAGCAAAACAACTGGGAATCAGCATACCGATCATCAGCAGCCACGGCAGTGCGAACAGCAAGTTCATCGAACTGGCAGGGGATTCGGCAAATGGCGTATTGCTGGTTGCGGGCAAACTTCTCATTCCTGATCTGGTTGCCGACAACGATCCACAGGCAGCGGTCATCAAAGAGTTTGTCAAACTGTATAAAGCTGCGTACAACAGCACCCCGGACGGGTTTGCCGGATATGCTTACGACGGTTTGAACATTCTGGTCGAGGGTTTGAAGGCAGCAGGCGGAGATCCCGCCAAGCTGGCGCAATCTTTAGAAAATGTGAAAATTGTCGGGGTTACCGGAGAATTCAAGTTCAGTTCAACGGATCATAACGGTTTGACGGAGGACAGCATGATTATGGTGGAAGTCAAGAACGGAAAGTTTGAACCGGTGAAATAA
- a CDS encoding LacI family DNA-binding transcriptional regulator: MVSSKDVAKMAGVSQSTVSRVLNNPASVKPVTRNKVLNAMKELSYHPNLIARSLVTNSTRTIALITGTLYNGFFVETTNSIINLATSRGFKTLVYFEGAMKLRDVFDSLRGQKVDGILLSSITLDDPMFEEIKRSQIPYMMFNRRPRDGGNYVVLDNLLAGEIITRHLLDLGHQRIAYISGETNVSTFFERKLGVQKALSEAGTSLQPELFHVIDTNPTDVEKVTLKLMHMSQPPTAILCATDAMAFACMDAILSLGLRIPDDVSLAGIDDISMASHHAIQLTSVGHHKFRMGEIAAENLIEMIEHGFSPDHPRQIVLQPELVIRKTTGRKK, translated from the coding sequence TTGGTATCTTCAAAAGATGTGGCAAAAATGGCCGGTGTTTCTCAATCTACGGTTTCACGGGTGCTTAATAACCCTGCAAGTGTCAAACCGGTAACTAGGAATAAAGTTCTGAATGCGATGAAGGAGTTAAGCTATCATCCGAATTTGATTGCTCGAAGTCTTGTGACTAACAGTACGCGAACGATAGCTTTAATTACGGGTACTCTTTACAATGGTTTTTTTGTCGAAACAACGAATTCCATTATTAATCTGGCAACCAGCCGTGGTTTCAAGACATTAGTCTACTTTGAAGGCGCGATGAAATTACGGGATGTGTTTGATTCTCTCAGGGGGCAAAAAGTGGATGGCATCCTGTTGTCATCAATTACACTTGATGACCCCATGTTTGAGGAAATCAAGAGATCGCAAATTCCCTACATGATGTTTAACAGGCGACCGCGGGATGGCGGAAACTATGTTGTGCTCGACAATTTATTGGCGGGTGAAATCATAACTCGTCATCTCCTGGATCTCGGGCACCAAAGAATTGCTTACATTTCGGGGGAAACCAATGTTTCTACTTTCTTTGAACGCAAGCTTGGTGTACAAAAAGCTCTAAGTGAAGCGGGGACTTCTTTGCAGCCGGAATTATTCCACGTGATTGATACAAATCCCACTGATGTGGAAAAGGTAACGCTCAAATTAATGCATATGAGCCAACCGCCTACAGCAATATTATGTGCAACGGACGCGATGGCTTTTGCTTGTATGGATGCAATTCTGTCGTTAGGTCTCCGGATTCCCGACGATGTCAGTCTCGCAGGGATTGACGATATAAGTATGGCTTCCCATCATGCCATTCAATTAACCAGCGTAGGTCATCATAAGTTTCGAATGGGCGAGATCGCTGCGGAGAATCTGATTGAGATGATTGAGCATGGATTTTCACCAGACCACCCGAGACAGATTGTGCTTCAACCGGAGTTGGTTATTCGAAAAACAACTGGTCGTAAGAAGTGA
- a CDS encoding methyl-accepting chemotaxis protein, with protein MSEILKSLLQVAPILNKGLITDCMIGITDMEKFLAYYPAKTLNLEIKPGDPLRPGSINHTALHEKRKVIRVVPREVYGVPYIAAGFPIADNGEVVGCLSTGMSTDREDRIRQMAEELAEAVGNIAGNAEILAKSSSELAAVSQEVNASATQVQTGIDETSRMSESIKNIATKINILGLNASIESARAGVHGRGFSIVAEEIRRLSDSTAITTKNITKQLEEMNQQISVVVKEMERTLNFTVQQATGVQELTSVIQLLKNMTMELSEMARMNVQTDQ; from the coding sequence TTGTCGGAGATTCTAAAGAGTCTGTTACAGGTAGCGCCCATATTAAATAAGGGGCTGATCACCGATTGCATGATCGGGATCACGGATATGGAGAAATTCCTGGCTTATTATCCGGCCAAAACACTCAATCTCGAGATAAAGCCGGGGGACCCCTTACGACCGGGGAGCATCAACCATACTGCGCTTCATGAGAAACGAAAAGTGATCCGGGTGGTGCCGAGGGAAGTCTACGGAGTTCCATATATTGCCGCAGGGTTTCCCATCGCTGACAACGGGGAGGTAGTGGGGTGCCTGTCAACCGGAATGTCAACCGACCGTGAAGACCGAATCCGCCAAATGGCAGAAGAACTTGCGGAGGCTGTCGGCAATATTGCGGGAAACGCTGAGATCCTTGCCAAAAGTTCTTCTGAGTTGGCTGCTGTAAGCCAGGAAGTAAATGCATCCGCCACTCAGGTGCAAACCGGAATCGACGAAACCTCAAGAATGAGCGAATCAATCAAAAATATTGCCACGAAAATCAATATTCTTGGCCTCAACGCATCCATTGAATCGGCCCGTGCCGGTGTACATGGACGGGGATTCTCAATCGTTGCCGAAGAAATCCGCCGGTTGTCCGATTCAACAGCGATAACCACCAAGAATATTACAAAGCAATTGGAAGAGATGAACCAACAGATTTCCGTTGTGGTGAAGGAAATGGAAAGGACTTTGAATTTCACCGTCCAACAGGCGACGGGTGTCCAGGAACTGACATCGGTCATTCAATTGCTGAAGAACATGACAATGGAATTGAGCGAAATGGCAAGAATGAATGTTCAGACAGACCAGTAA
- a CDS encoding ABC transporter substrate-binding protein, producing the protein MKRGFFKKSLSLLAAGSLLSLGLIGCGNQTSSSGQGTGNSDIIKIGAILPLSGGAAPLGEMSKRAMELAVEEINAKGGIKSLNGAKLQLVFADSQGKPQVGVSEAERLLTQEKVTLLTGSYQSGVTLPASEVAERYKKVWFASVPSDDSITSRGFKYVFRLADTSAMRVDSQVKFLEDLKKRFSSEIKTAALVYENTSYGQSVAKAWKEKLPKAGYQIVLDEAYDKGASDLTPVVNKVKSASPDVVLLTSYVADATLLVKGFHQQKVTPKAFIGTSGGYADPEFIKNAGEAALNIFDVAAWEVDVNRPFSKETDKKFFEKHKVHMNGEAVKEYAGIYVIADALERAKSTDSEKLREALASTNITEGPTQMYTNKIHFDKTGTLPDPGLVMVQFQKVDGKVERVTVWPKEDARSGSKIVFPYQAQ; encoded by the coding sequence TTGAAGAGAGGTTTTTTTAAGAAATCACTGTCTTTGCTTGCGGCTGGTTCGCTCCTGTCCCTTGGTTTGATAGGGTGCGGGAATCAAACCTCAAGTTCCGGCCAGGGAACCGGAAATTCCGACATTATCAAAATCGGTGCAATTCTGCCGCTTAGCGGTGGCGCAGCGCCACTTGGTGAAATGAGTAAGCGTGCAATGGAGTTGGCGGTTGAAGAAATTAACGCTAAAGGCGGCATAAAGTCATTAAATGGCGCCAAACTTCAACTCGTGTTTGCTGACAGCCAGGGAAAACCGCAGGTGGGGGTTTCAGAAGCGGAGCGCTTGCTTACTCAAGAGAAAGTTACACTTCTTACCGGTTCATACCAATCGGGTGTAACCCTGCCAGCTTCAGAAGTGGCTGAACGTTACAAGAAAGTTTGGTTTGCATCGGTTCCTTCCGACGACTCGATCACTTCCCGCGGATTTAAATATGTATTTCGTCTTGCAGATACATCGGCAATGCGGGTAGACTCACAAGTGAAGTTTTTGGAAGATTTGAAGAAGCGGTTCAGTTCAGAAATTAAAACTGCAGCCCTTGTGTATGAAAATACATCGTATGGTCAAAGTGTGGCCAAGGCCTGGAAGGAAAAACTTCCGAAAGCCGGATATCAGATTGTACTGGATGAAGCTTATGACAAGGGAGCTTCCGATTTAACTCCTGTGGTGAACAAAGTTAAGTCTGCCAGCCCTGATGTGGTATTGCTCACTTCCTATGTTGCGGATGCAACCTTGTTGGTTAAAGGATTCCATCAACAAAAAGTAACACCCAAAGCATTCATTGGAACATCCGGCGGCTATGCTGATCCAGAGTTCATCAAAAATGCGGGAGAAGCTGCTCTCAACATATTTGACGTCGCAGCATGGGAAGTGGATGTGAATCGTCCTTTCTCCAAGGAAACTGACAAAAAATTCTTTGAGAAACACAAGGTCCATATGAACGGGGAAGCTGTCAAAGAATATGCGGGTATCTATGTAATTGCAGATGCATTGGAACGTGCCAAGTCTACAGATTCCGAGAAACTTCGCGAAGCACTTGCATCAACGAATATTACCGAGGGCCCGACCCAAATGTATACCAATAAGATTCATTTCGATAAAACCGGAACCTTGCCGGATCCAGGGCTTGTCATGGTACAGTTCCAAAAAGTTGACGGTAAAGTGGAACGTGTAACAGTCTGGCCAAAAGAAGATGCACGTTCCGGGTCAAAAATTGTGTTTCCTTATCAAGCTCAGTAA
- a CDS encoding 1,2-phenylacetyl-CoA epoxidase subunit B has protein sequence MADNKDFAVFEVFSQKTPTSQFVQQYSLLAPNHEVALAMARENFLRRDTCYNIMVVKREDMHVLPSEERWALERMDNKDYRTTKGYAELQARWRHHKEQYEKKQAANK, from the coding sequence ATGGCGGACAATAAAGACTTTGCGGTCTTTGAGGTGTTTAGTCAGAAGACTCCAACCAGCCAGTTTGTTCAGCAGTACAGTTTGCTTGCACCCAATCATGAAGTGGCTTTGGCAATGGCGAGGGAGAATTTCCTGCGCCGGGATACATGCTACAACATTATGGTCGTAAAACGGGAAGACATGCATGTGCTGCCGTCAGAAGAACGCTGGGCGCTGGAACGGATGGACAACAAAGACTACCGCACGACCAAGGGGTATGCGGAATTGCAGGCAAGATGGCGCCATCACAAAGAACAATACGAAAAGAAACAAGCTGCAAACAAGTAG
- the paaD gene encoding 1,2-phenylacetyl-CoA epoxidase subunit PaaD, translated as MTTVVGTIEGEVWKQLENVKDPEIPSISVVEMGMIHRVLVEESHVVIEFMPTFVGCPALKIIEQNIVDQLSALPGVTNVQVELVFEPAWTSERISETGREKLRQFGIAPPPGKPEDHWEIACPYCGSRDTTLDNLFGPAACRSIAYCRDCRNPFEALKPIY; from the coding sequence ATGACAACTGTTGTTGGGACGATTGAGGGGGAAGTGTGGAAACAGCTTGAAAACGTAAAGGACCCTGAAATCCCGAGCATCAGCGTAGTGGAAATGGGCATGATTCATCGCGTGCTCGTTGAGGAAAGCCATGTTGTCATTGAATTCATGCCGACATTTGTCGGGTGCCCCGCGTTAAAGATCATTGAACAAAACATTGTCGATCAGTTGTCCGCCCTGCCTGGCGTGACCAACGTGCAGGTGGAACTCGTCTTTGAACCGGCTTGGACTTCCGAGCGGATTAGCGAAACGGGCCGGGAAAAGCTGAGGCAGTTTGGAATCGCGCCGCCGCCCGGCAAACCGGAGGATCATTGGGAAATTGCCTGTCCTTATTGCGGATCGAGAGATACGACGCTGGACAACTTGTTCGGTCCTGCAGCATGTCGGAGTATTGCCTATTGCAGAGATTGCAGGAATCCGTTTGAGGCATTGAAACCGATCTACTGA
- the paaC gene encoding 1,2-phenylacetyl-CoA epoxidase subunit PaaC, whose protein sequence is MTANRLETVEQAKANPEYRTALTELLYQLADDDLVLSFRGSEWLGLAPHVEEDVAFSSITQDTMGHAAAFYGLLEGLGEGKADDLAHLREANRLRNAILVERPNGTGHYLNNPRYDWGYTVVRQYVYEIFKQERLESLTRSSFAPLAQLARKMRPEQRYHLLHWQTWFSQLANSTEEARQRIMAGVERVWTDAGGLFDLGPYGQAIVNFGLIEDGALLAERWTEKVKRAFEANSVPWPGNPQQGQLNGRAGQHTDDLKSALAELAEVYRLAPAANW, encoded by the coding sequence ATGACTGCGAACCGTTTGGAAACCGTTGAACAAGCGAAGGCGAATCCGGAATACAGGACCGCGCTGACAGAACTGCTCTATCAGCTTGCTGACGACGATTTGGTATTGAGTTTTCGGGGATCCGAGTGGTTAGGGCTGGCTCCCCATGTGGAAGAGGATGTGGCGTTCTCTTCGATCACACAGGATACCATGGGGCACGCCGCCGCTTTTTACGGATTATTGGAAGGACTTGGGGAAGGAAAAGCCGATGATCTTGCCCATCTGCGCGAAGCGAACCGGCTTCGCAACGCCATTCTGGTTGAGCGCCCGAACGGGACCGGACATTATCTGAATAACCCCCGGTACGATTGGGGCTATACGGTTGTACGGCAATATGTCTATGAAATCTTCAAGCAGGAGCGGCTTGAATCGCTGACCCGCTCCTCGTTTGCACCTCTTGCCCAATTGGCAAGAAAAATGAGGCCGGAACAGCGTTATCACCTGCTGCACTGGCAAACCTGGTTCTCTCAGTTGGCCAACAGCACCGAAGAAGCTCGCCAGCGCATAATGGCAGGAGTGGAAAGAGTTTGGACCGACGCGGGGGGACTGTTTGATCTGGGGCCCTATGGCCAAGCAATTGTCAATTTTGGTCTGATTGAAGACGGGGCCTTGCTGGCGGAACGTTGGACGGAAAAGGTCAAACGGGCGTTTGAGGCAAACTCTGTTCCATGGCCGGGGAATCCGCAGCAGGGCCAACTTAATGGACGGGCGGGACAACACACGGATGATCTGAAATCCGCACTGGCGGAGCTGGCCGAAGTATATCGCCTGGCTCCGGCCGCAAATTGGTAA